A genomic stretch from Chloroflexota bacterium includes:
- a CDS encoding glycosyltransferase family 39 protein — translation MTVRRFLERGRERLRHADKAVLALLAIRFALGVVYSVVVPLWEAHDEWGHYAVMRYIAQERRLPAPGQSLGVEFDESQQPPLYYVLGALAIAAVDARDWTPPDVNPYARTGTGVGGLNMAVHTPEEAFPYRGWVLSAHLARLVSVLLATLTVWLTYRMAAVVSAGCRWLALTAAAIVAFWPQLLFVGSVITNDVLVVCCAAWVLLALVKTLDSWPPRYAHIVELALALGAAMLSKLTALGLLALFPLVILALGIKTVRRRERLGRFWALTGGMVALALGLGGWWYLRNLASVGSPVLRYQRVLKSLGLIWTDPADLVIRLRPVSLWGALRYGFLTFTASFGWGNVPAAWWVYALFAALLGVGAVGCIGWLVRRGEPKVRHAGWLALTVACVLAPPIYLLLYKGTELLRGRVVLAILPPLAVFVAAGIGHWLSPVWRDRLPRLLGGALAVVAVAVPFLYIAPVYAPPPVIPAEQVVNLPNPVYVRFGDQMELLGYEYGNRGRYAPGDVLEIRVYWRGLVQMERNYTLRWEILDAEGHAHGTAELYPGWGNYATSLWKPGQVLRDTYRIRIGDDMPSPGMGVVALTVLDAASDAPLAATDPQGRFLGLQFRLRPFKMAAGMTIGPTETGAEYVLGERIALVARQAQADSDGHTISLHLTWQALAPMDKDYIAFIHVVDAAGTTVWQVDRQPRNGAYPTSLWDVGEIVDDVIAIRLPNGAASRTYRVHLGVYDPDTQERLLAFDPYGRRLKDDIIVLALP, via the coding sequence ATGACTGTGCGGCGGTTCCTGGAGCGCGGCCGAGAGCGGCTGCGGCACGCGGACAAGGCAGTGCTGGCGCTCCTGGCGATTCGGTTCGCCCTGGGCGTCGTGTACAGCGTGGTGGTGCCCCTGTGGGAGGCGCACGACGAGTGGGGGCACTATGCCGTCATGCGCTACATCGCCCAGGAGAGGCGCTTGCCCGCGCCGGGCCAGTCGCTGGGCGTGGAGTTTGATGAGTCGCAGCAGCCACCGCTGTACTACGTGTTAGGCGCATTGGCCATCGCCGCGGTGGACGCCCGCGACTGGACGCCGCCCGACGTGAACCCCTACGCGCGCACGGGCACCGGCGTCGGCGGGTTGAACATGGCCGTCCACACGCCGGAAGAAGCGTTCCCCTACCGGGGGTGGGTGCTGTCGGCTCATCTGGCGCGGCTGGTGTCGGTGCTGCTGGCCACCCTCACCGTCTGGCTGACCTACCGCATGGCCGCCGTTGTCTCTGCGGGGTGCCGCTGGCTGGCGCTCACGGCGGCTGCCATTGTCGCCTTCTGGCCGCAACTGCTGTTCGTGGGCAGCGTCATCACCAACGATGTGCTCGTGGTGTGCTGCGCCGCATGGGTATTGCTGGCGCTGGTGAAGACTCTGGATTCATGGCCGCCGCGCTATGCCCACATTGTGGAGTTGGCGCTGGCGCTCGGCGCGGCCATGCTGTCCAAATTGACGGCGTTGGGGCTGCTGGCGTTGTTCCCGCTTGTGATCCTCGCGCTGGGCATCAAAACCGTTCGCAGGCGGGAACGGCTAGGGCGATTCTGGGCGCTCACGGGGGGCATGGTCGCTCTGGCTCTGGGCCTCGGCGGGTGGTGGTACCTGCGAAACCTGGCGTCGGTAGGCTCGCCGGTGCTCCGCTACCAGCGGGTGCTCAAGTCGCTGGGCTTGATTTGGACCGATCCCGCGGATTTGGTTATACGCCTGAGGCCCGTGAGCCTGTGGGGCGCGCTGCGGTACGGATTCCTCACGTTCACCGCCTCGTTCGGGTGGGGGAACGTGCCCGCCGCGTGGTGGGTCTATGCGCTCTTCGCCGCGCTGCTCGGCGTCGGCGCGGTGGGGTGCATCGGGTGGCTGGTGCGGCGCGGGGAGCCGAAGGTGCGGCACGCGGGCTGGCTTGCACTGACCGTGGCCTGCGTCCTGGCCCCCCCAATCTACTTGCTCCTGTACAAGGGCACGGAACTCCTGCGCGGGCGCGTGGTGCTTGCCATTCTCCCGCCGCTGGCGGTTTTCGTCGCGGCGGGCATTGGGCACTGGCTCTCGCCTGTGTGGCGGGATCGCCTGCCCCGGCTGCTGGGCGGAGCGCTGGCGGTGGTCGCCGTGGCCGTGCCGTTCCTCTACATCGCCCCCGTGTACGCCCCGCCGCCGGTCATCCCCGCCGAGCAGGTGGTGAACCTGCCAAATCCCGTATATGTGCGCTTTGGCGATCAGATGGAACTGCTGGGATACGAGTACGGGAATCGGGGCCGCTACGCGCCGGGGGACGTGCTGGAGATTCGCGTGTACTGGCGCGGCCTCGTCCAGATGGAGCGCAACTACACGCTGCGCTGGGAGATTCTGGACGCGGAGGGCCACGCTCACGGGACGGCGGAACTGTACCCGGGCTGGGGGAACTACGCGACCTCTTTATGGAAGCCTGGCCAGGTGCTGCGGGATACGTACCGCATTCGGATAGGCGACGACATGCCGTCTCCGGGGATGGGCGTGGTTGCCCTCACGGTGCTAGATGCCGCAAGCGATGCGCCGCTAGCCGCCACGGATCCGCAAGGCCGGTTCCTGGGCCTTCAGTTCCGCCTGCGGCCGTTCAAGATGGCGGCGGGGATGACCATCGGGCCGACCGAGACCGGCGCCGAGTATGTCCTGGGCGAGAGGATCGCCTTGGTCGCACGGCAGGCCCAGGCGGACTCCGACGGGCACACCATTTCGCTGCACCTGACGTGGCAGGCGCTCGCGCCGATGGACAAGGACTACATCGCGTTCATCCACGTGGTGGACGCTGCGGGGACTACGGTCTGGCAGGTGGACCGCCAGCCACGGAACGGGGCATATCCGACGAGCCTCTGGGACGTTGGGGAAATCGTGGACGATGTGATCGCCATCCGCTTGCCCAATGGTGCCGCGTCGCGCACGTATCGGGTTCACCTGGGCGTGTACGATCCCGATACGCAGGAGCGGCTGCTGGCGTTTGACCCGTATGGCCGAAGGCTCAAGGATGACATCATCGTGCTCGCGCTGCCGTGA
- a CDS encoding GNAT family N-acetyltransferase translates to MQVVPATTKAQVRDFALLPYTLYRHDPTWIPPLRSEQLRLFAPETNPLLRHCDYALFLLRDAGRTVGRVAAFVDHLAVDYWRKNIGFFGSYECVDDAAASRLLLDTARDWLRARGIEIMRGPISFASQEWGFVVHGYEHPPTIMAPYNPPYYNAHAEAYGLRKAKDLLVYEADVSRGYTIPERYLRLMDAVAERHGVTLRPLNMKRYRQDAQIIMDLSNISIADNWGYYPVTEAEAKQMARDLKQIVHPEAVLIAEAEGRPIGFAMTLPDVNVLLRGLNGRLFPFGFIKLLWGLPRLRQYRFFALGVHPDYHGLGIDSLLYARTWQALAHKNVRVEIDYVLEDNVPMNNALKRLGVTHIKTYRVYETAISQ, encoded by the coding sequence ATGCAAGTCGTCCCGGCCACGACAAAGGCCCAGGTTCGCGATTTTGCCCTCCTTCCCTACACGCTCTATCGCCATGACCCCACCTGGATTCCGCCGCTGCGGAGCGAGCAACTGCGCCTGTTCGCGCCTGAGACCAACCCCCTGCTCCGCCACTGCGACTACGCGCTGTTCCTGCTCCGCGACGCGGGGCGCACTGTCGGGCGCGTGGCCGCGTTCGTAGATCACCTCGCCGTGGACTACTGGCGCAAGAACATCGGCTTCTTCGGTTCCTACGAGTGCGTGGACGACGCGGCCGCTTCGCGCCTGCTCTTAGATACGGCGCGCGACTGGCTCCGCGCCCGCGGGATAGAGATCATGCGCGGCCCCATCAGTTTCGCCTCGCAGGAATGGGGGTTCGTGGTGCACGGCTACGAGCACCCGCCCACCATCATGGCCCCGTACAACCCGCCGTACTACAACGCGCACGCCGAAGCCTACGGCTTGCGCAAGGCCAAAGACCTGCTGGTGTACGAGGCCGACGTGTCCAGAGGCTACACCATCCCCGAGCGGTACCTACGCCTGATGGATGCCGTAGCCGAGCGACACGGCGTAACGCTCCGCCCGCTGAACATGAAGCGCTACCGCCAGGACGCGCAGATTATCATGGACCTGTCCAACATCTCCATTGCCGACAATTGGGGGTACTATCCCGTAACCGAGGCCGAGGCCAAGCAGATGGCCCGCGACCTGAAGCAGATCGTCCACCCCGAGGCGGTGCTCATCGCCGAGGCGGAGGGCCGTCCCATCGGGTTCGCCATGACCCTGCCCGACGTCAACGTTCTGCTGCGCGGCCTCAACGGGCGACTGTTCCCGTTCGGGTTCATCAAACTCCTGTGGGGCTTGCCGCGTCTGCGCCAATATCGCTTTTTCGCGCTGGGCGTCCACCCCGACTACCACGGGCTGGGCATTGACTCGCTGCTGTACGCCCGCACCTGGCAGGCGCTGGCGCACAAGAACGTGCGTGTGGAGATTGACTACGTGCTGGAGGACAACGTCCCGATGAACAACGCCCTCAAGCGGCTGGGCGTTACCCATATCAAGACGTATCGGGTGTACGAAACAGCCATTAGCCAATAG